One genomic region from Haloarcula taiwanensis encodes:
- a CDS encoding acyl-CoA thioesterase, with the protein MPTVLETYIENRWMVQPNHSNHLGSTHGGNVLKWMDELGAMSAMRFAGETCVTARMDQVNFKRPIPVGDTALIEAFVYDAGETSVKVRLRAARENIRTGETESTAESYSVYVAVDEDRNPVLVPDVATETDRGEQLRQRALDGEANR; encoded by the coding sequence ATGCCAACGGTACTGGAAACCTATATCGAGAACCGCTGGATGGTCCAGCCCAACCACTCGAATCATCTGGGTTCAACCCACGGGGGAAACGTCCTGAAATGGATGGACGAACTCGGGGCGATGTCGGCGATGCGCTTTGCCGGTGAAACCTGTGTCACCGCGCGGATGGACCAGGTAAACTTCAAGCGACCCATCCCTGTCGGTGACACGGCTCTTATTGAGGCGTTTGTCTACGACGCTGGCGAGACGAGTGTCAAAGTTCGGCTCCGGGCCGCCCGAGAGAACATCAGAACCGGCGAGACTGAATCGACCGCTGAGTCGTACTCGGTGTACGTCGCGGTCGACGAGGACCGGAACCCGGTTCTCGTACCCGACGTGGCGACCGAGACTGACCGTGGTGAACAACTGCGACAGCGCGCCCTCGACGGGGAAGCGAACCGCTGA
- a CDS encoding PadR family transcriptional regulator gives MYDLTGFQRDLLYVIAGLDEPHGLAIKEELENYYESEVNHGRLYPNLDTLVEKALIEKGERDRRTNFYTLTKRGQRELDARKEWEAQYVSA, from the coding sequence ATGTATGACCTGACTGGATTCCAGCGGGACCTGCTGTACGTCATTGCAGGCCTTGACGAGCCCCACGGGTTAGCAATCAAGGAAGAGCTCGAAAACTACTACGAAAGCGAGGTCAACCACGGCCGGCTGTATCCGAACCTTGACACGCTCGTCGAGAAGGCACTCATCGAGAAGGGCGAACGCGACCGCCGAACGAACTTTTACACGCTGACCAAGCGCGGCCAGCGCGAACTTGACGCCCGGAAAGAGTGGGAAGCACAGTACGTTTCGGCGTAG
- a CDS encoding metalloprotease: MAGRRRRTAAGRTIGGLSFSQRELRDLLVAWLALGLAFTFFLEREFRRIVFGQFGGLSGAEIASTFAVSLLTVGVGFLLHELAHKVVAVRFGQIAAFKADYRMLGFAVLGGLVGFLFAAPGAVVHRGRLTAKQHGLIAVAGPVTNLALAAVFLVPFVAALLSGTGGFLWEVAQMGLQINLLLAGFNMLPFGPLDGRTVREWSTPVFLVVAIPSILLGVGALFVL; encoded by the coding sequence ATGGCGGGTCGACGACGGCGAACCGCTGCGGGTCGGACCATCGGCGGCCTCAGCTTCAGCCAGCGCGAACTCCGGGACCTTCTCGTCGCCTGGCTCGCGCTCGGGCTGGCGTTCACGTTCTTCCTTGAACGGGAGTTCCGGCGCATCGTCTTCGGCCAGTTCGGCGGCCTCTCGGGTGCCGAAATCGCCAGCACGTTCGCAGTCAGTCTGCTCACCGTCGGTGTCGGCTTCCTGCTACACGAACTGGCTCACAAGGTTGTCGCCGTCCGCTTCGGCCAGATAGCCGCGTTCAAGGCCGACTACCGGATGCTCGGGTTCGCGGTCCTGGGCGGTCTCGTCGGCTTCCTGTTTGCCGCGCCGGGTGCGGTCGTCCACCGCGGCCGCCTGACGGCCAAGCAACACGGCCTCATCGCCGTCGCCGGGCCGGTGACGAACCTCGCGCTCGCCGCCGTCTTCCTCGTCCCGTTCGTCGCGGCGCTACTGTCGGGCACGGGCGGTTTCCTCTGGGAAGTCGCGCAGATGGGCCTGCAGATCAATCTCCTGCTCGCCGGCTTCAACATGCTGCCCTTCGGCCCGCTCGACGGCCGAACGGTCCGAGAATGGAGCACGCCGGTGTTTCTCGTCGTGGCGATTCCGTCGATTCTGCTCGGTGTCGGCGCGCTGTTTGTCCTCTAA
- a CDS encoding phosphoribosylformylglycinamidine cyclo-ligase, with protein MTDSESADDTEGEEGLTYAETGVDIDASEAATKALIGAAGEFEGDYAGLVDIGDQYLALATDGVGTKLLVAEAIDDYSTIGIDCIAMNANDLIAAGVEPVAFVDYLAVETPDEETSEDIGAGLRTGAERADVALVGGETAVMPDVIKGLDIAGTCAGLAPKNAVFPGEAEPGDAIVGWPSSGIHSNGLTLAREAVTRDHEYDDPFPPNPDRTIAEELLTPTRIYSEVLAPLRASETHAAAHVTGGGWTNLTRMGSYRYEITDPFEAQPVFEFVQAEGEVSDEEMHRTFNMGTGFVAAVSEADAAAIVNDSEDARVIGKVTDGDEAVSIRGLGLTE; from the coding sequence ATGACCGACAGCGAGTCCGCGGACGACACCGAGGGCGAGGAGGGACTGACCTACGCAGAAACCGGTGTGGACATCGACGCCAGCGAGGCAGCGACGAAGGCGCTCATCGGCGCGGCCGGCGAGTTCGAGGGCGACTACGCCGGGCTGGTCGACATCGGCGACCAGTACCTCGCGCTCGCGACGGACGGCGTCGGCACGAAACTCCTCGTCGCCGAGGCCATCGACGACTACTCGACTATCGGCATCGACTGCATCGCGATGAACGCCAACGACCTCATCGCGGCCGGCGTCGAGCCGGTGGCGTTCGTCGACTACCTCGCGGTCGAGACGCCGGACGAGGAGACGAGCGAGGACATCGGCGCGGGGCTCCGAACAGGGGCCGAGCGGGCCGACGTGGCGCTCGTGGGTGGCGAAACTGCCGTGATGCCGGACGTGATTAAGGGGCTGGACATCGCCGGGACCTGCGCCGGACTGGCACCGAAAAACGCCGTCTTCCCCGGCGAGGCCGAGCCCGGCGACGCGATCGTCGGCTGGCCCTCCTCGGGCATCCACTCCAACGGGCTCACGCTGGCGCGCGAGGCGGTCACGCGCGACCACGAGTACGACGACCCGTTCCCGCCGAACCCCGACAGGACCATCGCCGAGGAACTGCTGACGCCAACACGGATCTACAGCGAGGTGCTGGCCCCGCTCCGGGCCAGCGAGACCCATGCGGCCGCACACGTCACCGGCGGCGGCTGGACGAACCTCACGCGGATGGGGAGCTACCGGTACGAGATTACGGATCCCTTCGAGGCCCAGCCCGTCTTCGAGTTCGTTCAAGCGGAAGGCGAGGTCTCTGACGAGGAGATGCACCGGACGTTCAACATGGGGACCGGGTTCGTCGCCGCAGTGTCCGAGGCCGATGCTGCGGCAATCGTCAACGACAGCGAGGACGCGCGCGTCATCGGCAAAGTGACTGACGGGGACGAGGCGGTCTCGATTCGCGGCCTCGGACTTACCGAGTGA
- a CDS encoding transcriptional regulator, which translates to MDLPTPQDLRERRNELGLTQSELAERADVSQPLIARIEGGDVDPRLSTLRRIVTALEEAEGGIIKARDLMNSPVVGVAPDDSVHQTKDVMDEKGYSQVPVIRDGAPQGLIGNSDIRQRPEENVGDLPVAEVMNESIATVEPDAPIDEVDAYLNHNAAVMVVEGGETIGVITEADIARTVS; encoded by the coding sequence ATGGACTTACCGACGCCACAGGACCTGCGGGAACGCCGCAACGAACTCGGGCTGACCCAGAGTGAACTGGCGGAGCGGGCTGACGTCTCCCAACCCCTTATCGCTCGTATCGAAGGTGGTGACGTGGACCCGCGGCTGTCGACACTCCGTCGCATCGTGACTGCTCTCGAAGAGGCCGAGGGCGGCATTATCAAAGCCCGCGACCTGATGAACTCGCCTGTCGTTGGCGTTGCGCCCGACGATTCCGTCCACCAGACGAAAGACGTGATGGACGAGAAGGGGTACTCACAGGTCCCCGTCATCCGGGATGGGGCCCCGCAGGGCCTCATCGGCAACTCCGATATCCGTCAGCGGCCCGAGGAGAACGTCGGCGACCTTCCAGTGGCTGAAGTGATGAACGAATCTATCGCAACCGTTGAGCCAGACGCACCCATCGACGAAGTCGACGCTTACTTGAACCATAATGCGGCTGTGATGGTCGTTGAAGGTGGAGAAACTATCGGTGTCATAACCGAAGCAGACATCGCGCGTACGGTCAGCTAA
- a CDS encoding conjugal transfer protein TraB, translating to MTEHAESAADEFPEPSGAGRVDVVGTAHVSEHSVREVESAIEDSEPDIVAVELDEGRYRQIKGETPDDLDASDLLRGNTVFQFLAYWMLSYIQTRLGDRFDIEPGADMKAGIDTAERLGLGVALVDRDIQTTVQRFWARLTAVEKLKLVGSLAAEMGPPLTVGLTVGAVFGGLFAVVAGAFGGPFIVPSGALSGVLPGGLGGTVEGLLDTLLLICVAAAGLGIPIAALLVQFRGEADVEEFDMEKLTDTDVVSAMMEEFRQFSPGGAEALIDERDAFIAHRLIALREAGYHVLAVVGAGHREGIENYLDNPETLPPMESLTGTEGGRRVSLYKLVGYGFGVVFLVFFGLLILGGASQAVLLELFVALVAVNAVLAGGLAKVAGAHWSSAAAAGAFGWLTSLFPLLAAGWFAGYVELRYISVNISDIATLNEILNDQESPVMDLVSRMRAVPLFRLILVVALTNVGSAIASYVVFPVLIPYISSDIGGMQGVSRLLWQGVREGTQILVGVL from the coding sequence ATGACCGAACACGCGGAGTCGGCGGCAGACGAGTTCCCGGAACCGTCGGGGGCGGGACGCGTAGATGTCGTCGGAACCGCTCACGTTTCCGAGCACAGCGTCAGGGAAGTGGAATCAGCGATTGAGGACTCCGAGCCCGATATCGTCGCCGTCGAACTGGACGAGGGTCGGTATCGCCAGATCAAAGGCGAAACGCCTGACGACCTCGATGCGAGCGACCTCCTGCGCGGGAACACCGTCTTTCAGTTCCTCGCGTACTGGATGCTGTCGTACATCCAGACCAGACTGGGCGACCGGTTCGACATCGAGCCGGGTGCGGATATGAAAGCGGGCATCGACACCGCCGAACGGCTCGGCCTCGGCGTCGCACTCGTCGACCGGGATATTCAGACGACCGTCCAGCGGTTCTGGGCGCGGCTGACGGCCGTCGAGAAGCTCAAGCTCGTCGGCAGTCTCGCGGCCGAGATGGGGCCGCCGTTGACCGTCGGGCTGACTGTCGGCGCTGTCTTCGGCGGGCTGTTTGCGGTCGTCGCCGGGGCCTTCGGCGGTCCGTTTATTGTCCCGAGTGGGGCGCTCTCGGGGGTTCTGCCGGGCGGTCTCGGCGGGACCGTCGAGGGCTTGCTCGATACGCTGTTGCTCATCTGTGTTGCCGCGGCCGGTCTCGGAATCCCTATCGCCGCACTGCTGGTCCAGTTCCGCGGCGAGGCCGACGTTGAGGAGTTCGACATGGAGAAACTGACGGATACCGACGTGGTCAGCGCGATGATGGAGGAGTTCCGTCAGTTTTCTCCCGGCGGCGCGGAGGCGCTCATCGACGAACGCGATGCGTTCATTGCACACAGACTTATCGCCCTCCGCGAGGCCGGCTATCACGTCCTCGCCGTTGTGGGTGCTGGCCACCGTGAGGGCATCGAGAACTATCTCGACAATCCGGAGACGCTCCCGCCGATGGAGTCGCTCACCGGCACCGAGGGGGGCCGTCGTGTGTCGCTGTACAAGCTCGTCGGCTACGGCTTCGGGGTCGTCTTTCTCGTCTTCTTTGGCCTGCTCATCCTCGGCGGCGCGAGCCAGGCGGTACTGCTGGAGCTTTTCGTCGCCTTGGTCGCCGTCAACGCCGTGCTGGCCGGCGGGCTGGCGAAGGTGGCCGGCGCACACTGGTCGAGTGCGGCCGCCGCCGGTGCCTTCGGCTGGCTGACCAGCCTGTTCCCGCTGCTCGCGGCCGGCTGGTTCGCGGGCTACGTCGAACTCCGGTACATCTCCGTCAACATCAGCGACATCGCGACGCTCAACGAGATACTCAACGACCAGGAGTCGCCGGTCATGGACCTCGTCAGCCGGATGCGTGCGGTGCCACTGTTCCGGCTGATTCTCGTCGTCGCGCTGACGAACGTCGGCAGCGCCATCGCGTCGTACGTCGTTTTCCCGGTGTTGATCCCGTACATCTCGTCGGACATCGGCGGAATGCAGGGCGTCTCGCGCCTGCTCTGGCAGGGCGTCCGCGAAGGAACGCAGATACTCGTGGGGGTCCTCTGA
- a CDS encoding NADH dehydrogenase, which produces MTENVVVLGSGYAGAGAIKSLEDELDGETDVDVTWVSETDYHLVLHESHRCIRDPSVQENIAIPVHEIKQPSTAFIQDEVVGIDTDAREVALADSAAVEYDYLLVGLGSQTAFFGIDGLEEHALTLKSLDDALNIHDNIQQAAREASTNDPAQVVIGGAGLSGIQTAGEVAEFRDEHNAPIDIHLVEGLDQVLPNSDPELQGALRKRLEAADVNIKCGEFIGEVDEETVYIGDEDELDYDVLVWTGGITGRDCMQDVDLDKDERNHRVHAEGNFQTEDERVFAIGDSALIDQPGDQPAPPTAQAAWQAAEVAGENLARAARGQPLKTWTHKDKGTVVSVGEKAVAHDVVNVPVETFGGLPAKLLKKAIAARWINDVTGVGRAAKAWPDM; this is translated from the coding sequence ATGACAGAGAACGTGGTCGTGCTCGGGTCGGGGTATGCCGGCGCGGGGGCGATAAAGAGTTTAGAGGACGAGTTAGACGGTGAGACGGACGTTGATGTCACGTGGGTTTCTGAGACGGACTATCATCTGGTCTTGCACGAGTCTCATCGGTGCATTCGGGACCCGAGTGTTCAGGAGAACATCGCTATCCCTGTTCACGAGATCAAGCAGCCCTCGACCGCCTTCATTCAGGACGAGGTCGTCGGCATCGACACCGACGCTCGGGAGGTCGCCCTCGCCGACTCCGCTGCTGTCGAGTACGACTACCTGCTGGTCGGGCTGGGTTCCCAGACCGCATTCTTCGGTATTGACGGGCTCGAAGAGCACGCTCTGACGCTCAAGAGCCTCGACGACGCCCTCAATATCCACGACAACATCCAGCAGGCCGCTCGCGAAGCCTCGACCAACGACCCCGCGCAGGTCGTCATCGGCGGCGCTGGCCTCTCGGGCATCCAGACCGCCGGCGAGGTCGCCGAGTTCCGCGACGAACACAACGCGCCCATCGACATCCACCTCGTCGAGGGCCTCGACCAGGTGCTGCCCAACAGCGACCCGGAACTCCAGGGCGCGCTGCGCAAGCGCTTGGAAGCCGCCGACGTGAACATCAAGTGCGGTGAGTTCATCGGCGAGGTCGACGAGGAGACCGTATACATCGGCGACGAGGACGAACTGGACTACGACGTGCTGGTCTGGACCGGCGGCATCACCGGCCGGGATTGCATGCAGGATGTGGATCTGGACAAGGACGAGCGCAACCACCGCGTCCACGCTGAGGGGAACTTCCAGACGGAGGACGAACGGGTCTTCGCCATCGGCGACTCGGCGCTGATCGACCAGCCGGGCGACCAGCCCGCGCCACCGACCGCTCAGGCCGCCTGGCAGGCCGCCGAGGTGGCCGGCGAGAACCTCGCTCGCGCCGCCCGCGGCCAGCCGCTAAAGACCTGGACCCACAAGGACAAAGGGACGGTTGTTTCGGTCGGCGAGAAAGCCGTTGCCCACGACGTGGTGAACGTCCCAGTTGAGACGTTTGGCGGGCTGCCGGCGAAACTGCTGAAAAAGGCGATTGCCGCCCGCTGGATCAACGACGTGACCGGCGTTGGTCGGGCCGCCAAGGCCTGGCCCGACATGTGA
- a CDS encoding uridine phosphorylase, whose protein sequence is MTSDSEDPNDDVQYHLEVSEADVADSVLLPGNPERVEKVVDYWDDHDIVAEHREYRTATGTHDGTPISVTSTGIGGPSAAIALEELARVGADSFIRVGSCGAIQEDASIGDLVITTGAVRQEGTSKEYVREDYPASADHRVVSALVAAAEELDYDYHLGVTCSTDSFYAGQSRPGFKDFEASGSDERIAALQEAGVLNFEMEAATILTLANLYGLRAGAVCTVYANRVTGEFRTEGERKAAKCASLAVSYLAEMDAAVEEADADSWHAGLSIDR, encoded by the coding sequence ATGACAAGCGATAGTGAAGACCCGAACGACGACGTACAGTACCATCTGGAAGTGAGCGAGGCCGACGTGGCCGACAGCGTCCTACTGCCGGGGAACCCCGAGCGCGTGGAAAAGGTCGTCGACTACTGGGACGACCACGACATCGTGGCTGAACACCGCGAGTACCGCACGGCCACGGGCACCCACGACGGCACGCCCATCTCGGTAACTTCGACCGGTATCGGCGGCCCGTCGGCCGCAATCGCGCTCGAAGAACTTGCCCGTGTCGGCGCGGACTCGTTCATCCGGGTCGGCTCCTGCGGGGCCATCCAGGAGGACGCCAGCATCGGCGACCTCGTCATCACCACCGGCGCGGTGCGACAGGAGGGGACCAGCAAGGAGTACGTCCGCGAGGACTATCCAGCCAGTGCCGACCACCGGGTCGTCTCGGCGCTCGTCGCCGCCGCCGAGGAACTCGACTACGACTACCACCTCGGCGTCACCTGCTCGACAGACAGTTTTTACGCCGGGCAGTCACGCCCCGGCTTCAAGGACTTCGAGGCCAGCGGCAGCGACGAGCGCATCGCGGCGCTGCAAGAGGCCGGCGTCCTCAACTTCGAGATGGAGGCCGCGACGATTCTCACGCTCGCGAACCTGTACGGACTGCGGGCCGGCGCTGTCTGTACGGTGTACGCCAACCGAGTCACCGGCGAGTTCCGAACCGAAGGCGAGCGCAAAGCGGCGAAATGCGCCAGCCTCGCCGTGTCGTATCTGGCCGAGATGGACGCCGCTGTCGAGGAAGCCGATGCCGACAGCTGGCACGCCGGTCTGTCTATTGACCGCTAG
- a CDS encoding phosphomannomutase, translating into MELFGTAGIRGDVVSKVTPDLALRVGQAAGQDGETFVLGYDGRVTSPALADATAAGLQSAGARVVRIGRVPTPALAYASQGRHGVMITASHNPPTDNGIKVFADGTEYGDDDETRIEGRIEDGSTPTAWRDWGDTESVDYLDEYRSAVADYAESLGGDPSGLTVAVDCGNGMASVATPQVLRELGADVLATEANVDGTFPGRESKPTPETLADFREFVAESDADFGFGHDGDADRIVVVDADGDVIHEDTILAMLAEHYTRAADVSDPVVVTTPNASGRIDERVEAAGGRVERIHLGSLHVGIADVRADATDETEVVFAAEPWKHIHTAFGGWIDGVASAAVLTRLFAEQSVADRRAVISERPYEKVSVECPDDAKVETMARLESSLPDAFPEADVSTEYGVRLSFDDGSWTLVRPSGTEPYVRVYAESDDIDALVADTTQAVRDAVEAVSAADA; encoded by the coding sequence ATGGAACTGTTCGGGACCGCGGGGATCCGCGGTGATGTTGTATCGAAGGTGACGCCGGACCTTGCACTGCGAGTCGGACAGGCGGCTGGGCAGGACGGCGAGACGTTCGTGCTTGGGTACGACGGGCGCGTGACCTCGCCAGCGCTCGCTGATGCGACGGCCGCGGGACTGCAAAGCGCCGGCGCGCGAGTCGTCAGAATCGGCCGCGTGCCGACGCCGGCGCTGGCCTACGCCTCGCAGGGCCGCCACGGGGTGATGATCACCGCGAGCCACAACCCGCCGACGGACAACGGCATCAAGGTGTTCGCCGACGGCACCGAGTACGGCGACGACGACGAGACGCGAATCGAAGGGCGAATCGAGGATGGTTCGACGCCGACGGCCTGGCGCGACTGGGGCGACACAGAGTCGGTCGACTACCTCGACGAGTATCGGAGCGCTGTCGCCGACTACGCTGAATCGCTCGGCGGTGACCCGTCTGGACTGACAGTCGCCGTCGACTGCGGGAACGGGATGGCCAGCGTGGCGACGCCGCAGGTGCTCCGGGAGCTGGGGGCCGACGTGCTGGCGACGGAGGCAAACGTTGACGGAACCTTCCCCGGCCGCGAGAGCAAACCCACGCCGGAGACGCTGGCCGATTTCCGCGAGTTCGTCGCCGAATCCGACGCCGACTTCGGGTTCGGTCACGACGGCGACGCCGACCGTATCGTCGTCGTCGATGCCGACGGCGATGTCATCCACGAGGACACGATACTCGCGATGCTGGCCGAACACTACACGCGTGCCGCGGACGTTTCTGACCCAGTCGTCGTGACGACGCCCAACGCCTCCGGCCGCATCGACGAACGGGTCGAGGCTGCCGGCGGCCGCGTCGAACGCATCCACCTTGGTTCCCTCCACGTCGGAATCGCTGACGTTCGCGCGGACGCGACCGATGAAACCGAAGTCGTCTTCGCCGCAGAACCATGGAAACACATCCATACCGCCTTCGGTGGCTGGATAGACGGCGTGGCCAGTGCGGCCGTGCTGACGCGTCTGTTCGCCGAACAGAGCGTCGCTGACAGGCGAGCCGTCATCTCTGAACGGCCGTACGAGAAGGTGAGCGTTGAGTGTCCCGACGATGCCAAGGTCGAGACGATGGCCCGACTCGAATCCAGCCTGCCGGACGCGTTCCCCGAAGCGGATGTCTCGACCGAGTACGGCGTCCGGCTCTCCTTCGACGACGGGTCGTGGACGCTCGTCCGCCCGAGCGGCACCGAGCCGTACGTCCGGGTGTACGCAGAGAGCGACGACATCGACGCGCTGGTCGCCGACACCACACAGGCGGTCCGCGACGCCGTCGAGGCCGTCAGCGCCGCCGACGCCTGA
- a CDS encoding proteasome endopeptidase complex, archaeal, beta subunit: protein MRDMTPGPDLSGPQAADEFQSDPYAPEVGELPAQSTQDSEKVNKTGTTTIGISTSEGVVIATDMRASLGGRFVSNKNVQKVEQIHPTAALTLVGSVGGAQSFIRTLRAEVNLYEARRGEDISMKALSTLAGNFARGGPFFAINPILGGVDDDGNHVYSIDPAGGVMKDDYTVTGSGLTVAYGTLEDRYEEEMTNEEAKEVAAASINAAAERDTGSGNGIYLADVTADGVDINGYDFDELL, encoded by the coding sequence ATGCGAGATATGACTCCGGGGCCGGATCTTTCTGGACCCCAGGCTGCTGACGAGTTCCAGAGCGACCCGTACGCACCCGAAGTCGGCGAGCTCCCCGCACAGTCCACACAGGATTCAGAGAAGGTGAACAAGACCGGAACGACCACTATCGGTATCAGCACGTCCGAGGGCGTCGTCATCGCGACGGACATGCGCGCCTCGCTTGGCGGTCGCTTCGTCTCGAACAAGAACGTCCAGAAAGTCGAACAGATTCACCCTACGGCGGCGCTGACCCTCGTTGGGAGCGTCGGCGGCGCACAGTCGTTCATCCGGACGCTTCGCGCGGAGGTCAATCTCTATGAGGCACGCCGCGGTGAGGATATCAGCATGAAGGCGCTTTCGACGCTGGCAGGTAACTTCGCCCGCGGCGGCCCCTTCTTCGCTATCAACCCTATCCTCGGCGGCGTCGACGACGACGGCAACCACGTCTACTCCATCGACCCGGCCGGCGGCGTCATGAAGGACGACTACACTGTCACCGGCTCCGGGCTCACCGTCGCGTACGGGACACTCGAAGACCGCTACGAGGAAGAGATGACAAACGAAGAGGCAAAAGAAGTCGCTGCCGCCTCGATCAACGCCGCCGCCGAGCGTGACACCGGCTCTGGTAACGGTATTTACCTCGCCGATGTCACTGCCGACGGCGTCGACATCAACGGCTACGATTTCGACGAACTGCTGTAA
- a CDS encoding cytidine deaminase, with the protein MEDLLDAARDAIDEAYAPYSEYTVGAALETSDGSVYTGCNIENANYSNSLHAEEVAIGAAVSDGHQSFERVAVTSGKRDGVTPCGMCRQTFSEFCDESFEIITDGDEPTVYELGELLPTTITSDHLDK; encoded by the coding sequence ATGGAGGATCTCCTCGACGCAGCGCGAGATGCTATCGACGAGGCGTACGCGCCGTACTCGGAGTACACCGTCGGCGCAGCGCTGGAAACGAGTGACGGTAGCGTCTACACCGGCTGTAACATCGAGAACGCGAACTACAGTAACAGCTTACATGCCGAAGAAGTAGCCATCGGCGCGGCTGTCAGCGACGGGCACCAGTCGTTCGAGCGTGTTGCCGTCACCTCGGGCAAACGCGACGGCGTCACTCCCTGTGGGATGTGCCGCCAGACGTTCAGCGAGTTCTGTGACGAGTCGTTCGAGATCATCACCGACGGCGACGAGCCGACGGTGTACGAACTCGGGGAGCTCCTGCCGACGACAATCACCAGCGACCATCTCGACAAATGA